One genomic segment of Flavobacteriaceae bacterium includes these proteins:
- a CDS encoding transposase, with protein sequence MELSLDLLKFILPEMLVEHFDLVRHTHRNEELHLYFEERNVVPKEVINPNVIAHGFHKEITIEDFPLRGNTVYLHVRRRRWLDKETRQIIQRDWNLVAQGTRMTGEFAAFLKEISRY encoded by the coding sequence TTGGAATTATCCTTAGACCTTTTAAAATTCATCTTACCTGAGATGCTCGTAGAACATTTTGATTTGGTAAGACACACTCATCGAAATGAGGAACTTCATTTGTATTTTGAAGAGCGTAATGTTGTTCCTAAAGAAGTCATAAATCCTAATGTAATTGCTCATGGTTTCCACAAAGAGATTACTATTGAAGACTTTCCTTTGCGTGGAAACACTGTGTATCTTCACGTAAGGCGACGTAGATGGTTAGATAAAGAGACTAGGCAAATCATTCAAAGAGATTGGAATCTAGTAGCTCAGGGAACTCGCATGACAGGTGAGTTTGCTGCTTTTTTAAAAGAGATTAGTCGATACTGA
- a CDS encoding DDE transposase, with the protein MARIYGVNGKKFQRQYRDYLSEFKQWKEKSHAKEWLIFPENIGTRLSIDEVALSKGELYTIVTNKKAKGKKGSIVAIIATTKAEPIIKHLFKISSAKRNKVREITLDMANSMKLIAKRCFPKAIQVTDRFHVQKLALEALQEIRIKHRWEAIDTENERIKLAKTNNKEYYPEILENGDTIKQLLARSRYLLYKAPSNWTEDQRVRANILFKRYPDIKTAFKLVQGLRNIFNTANSIQVAYTKLAHWYKDVEQTAYKAFNTIANSIRLNYRSILNYFINRSTNAAAESFNAKIKAFRLQFRGVKNTEFFLYRLTTIFA; encoded by the coding sequence ATTGCAAGAATCTATGGCGTGAATGGGAAGAAGTTCCAAAGGCAGTATCGAGATTATTTGAGTGAGTTTAAACAGTGGAAGGAAAAGTCTCATGCCAAAGAGTGGTTGATCTTCCCTGAGAATATAGGAACTCGATTATCTATCGACGAAGTAGCCTTATCAAAAGGAGAACTCTACACCATCGTTACCAATAAAAAAGCTAAAGGAAAGAAAGGAAGTATTGTGGCGATCATAGCTACTACCAAAGCAGAACCTATTATCAAACACCTATTTAAAATCTCATCTGCGAAAAGAAACAAGGTCAGAGAAATTACCCTAGATATGGCGAACTCCATGAAGCTGATTGCCAAACGGTGTTTCCCCAAAGCCATACAAGTAACCGATAGATTCCATGTACAGAAACTAGCTCTAGAAGCACTTCAAGAAATTAGGATCAAACATCGATGGGAAGCCATAGATACAGAAAATGAACGGATCAAACTTGCCAAAACCAATAACAAAGAATATTACCCTGAAATATTAGAAAATGGAGATACCATAAAGCAACTCTTGGCTAGAAGCAGATACTTACTCTACAAAGCACCAAGTAATTGGACAGAAGATCAAAGAGTAAGAGCTAACATCCTCTTTAAAAGATATCCTGATATCAAAACAGCTTTTAAGCTCGTACAAGGACTTAGAAATATCTTCAACACAGCAAACTCAATACAAGTCGCTTATACAAAACTAGCGCATTGGTATAAAGATGTAGAACAAACAGCATACAAGGCTTTTAATACCATAGCAAACTCTATCAGGCTTAACTATAGATCAATATTGAATTACTTCATTAATAGAAGTACTAATGCAGCGGCAGAATCTTTCAATGCCAAAATCAAAGCCTTTAGATTACAATTTAGAGGGGTCAAAAACACAGAATTCTTCCTCTATAGATTAACTACAATTTTTGCATAA